Part of the Panicum virgatum strain AP13 chromosome 4N, P.virgatum_v5, whole genome shotgun sequence genome is shown below.
TGTGCTGATGGGTTTATGGCGAGTGGGGTAACCGCCATGACGGCGGCGCGACGAGAGGCAGGTGCCCTTAACCCTGGTGGGCCGTGGGCGAGGACAGCGCGGTGGCGTAGTGTGCTGCAACGGCAGCCGTGCGCGTGAAAGAGGCTTGCCGGTATAGATAGAGGGATGATGATTGGTGGGCTGCGAAGTGGTTTGGGCTTTTGGGCCCAGCTCgagagagagattcatgaaTCCAATGGTCCAGCAGCGCTGGAGCCCAAAGCAGGCCCACACAAGCACAACCGGTCACCGGCTCAGCGCGGAGCCTGCCTGAGAGCAGCTGCACGGGCGCCCCCACCATTCCCCAGCTCTGCCTCCAATggcgacgagggcggcggcagccacGCTCACGGCAGCGACGTCCTCTCTCCTCAGGTAAGCTCTCCGATTCGACCCTCCTACTCTACTCTCGAGCAGTAATCGCATCCGGTCCGGTCCGATCCAACGGGTTCTTCTCCCTCTTGTTACAGGCGCTCTGCCTCGCTGCGGCCGCAGGGTCTCCGGGTCCCCCGCCGCGTGCCTCCCCGAAGGTGAGGTAAATTCGTTTTGGAATTAGGGCTGTTCGTGTTGCGAGGCTCAGCTTCTTGACATGTGCTGCGAGATGCTCCTTTTGGATTTGGGTGGTCATGGCCaaccggctgctgcagcctgcatCTACCTGCTTGCTGATAACTTCCTATTGGCTATTAGGGTCTCATCATAATCTCCCTTCACTGCTTGGTTGCTGATGAAAGATTTGCTTGGTTCTACGATAATTTCTAGGACAACCGTGGTTAGAGTTTTTTTAGTATTAACATTGGATGGCACTTTAAACACTCGATTTGTGTCTAGAGACACTCACGCATACTTAGACATGGACAGTGCAAGTTAACAACTGAACATTGCCATATATGCGTTGAAAGTTTCAGGTTTAGTAAGCAGTGAAGAGTGAACTAAAATCTATGTATGGCCTACGCAATGCAATATTTGAAATGGATTCCTTTCATAAACTTTAGTGCTAGACCAACATCCAGGAGGTTAATCAACGAGTACGAGTTGGGATTTGTTTCTAGGATACGTTGCAAGTATAGCAAGGAAGGGCTGATAACCTGTGTTATCATTTCCACATAAACTTCAACAATGGTCATTGTGGAATCCCAGTTTGTTATAGTGGCAATACAAACTCTTGTGCAAATTTATTGAGTTTAAAGTTTCACCCAGGTCCCTGGCATGGCTGCGAACTGTTATAATTTCAGTCTTTGATCATCTTGAGTTTCTACTGATTTTAAATCCTTTCATTTCTGATATGTTTCTCCCTGCTACTCTAGATTTGTGCGCCACATTGCTTCATCAACAAATGAGGAAGCTGCTGCCAGAGCAGCTGCTGCCACTGCTGATACTGGAGGACCAACCATGTAGATATCATACTCTTGCTCACattactattttaaattatgttcGTGGCACTGAATATTCACTTTTATTTACTTTTCTCAGTTTTGACAAGATCATCTCTAAGGAGATTCCTGCAAGCGTTGTCTATGAAGATGACAAAGTCTTAGCATTTAGAGATATTAATCCACAAGCCCCTGTGCACGTTCTGATCATCCCAAAAGTGAGAGATGGACTAACTGGACTATCCAAGGTATGCAATTTTGTTGAAACAAATGGTGGTTCAATCTGCAAAACATTGCATCATAAATCTTATGGCAGTATCCTGTGTTCTTAGGCTGAACCAAGGCATGCTGAGATTCTGGGCCAGCTTTTTTACGCAGCGAAAGTAGTCGCTGAGAAGGAAGGTTTGGCAAATGGGTATCGTGTCGTCATAAACAATGGAGCTGAAGGATGTAAGCACCCCATGGGCAACCTTCATTCCGTATAATTCTGTCTGTTTCTtctctccaaatatttccattTTCTTGCTAATGGTGTACTATCATTTATCTGTCCACAGGTCAATCTGTCTATCATTTGCACTTACATGTACTCGGTGGAAGGCAGATGAAGTGGCCTGCTGGTTAAATTACAGAGTGGGACatatttgctttattttgtaTCCCTCTTTCTGAATTTACTGGTTGTCACAGTTGTTGCAAAAAGAGAACGAGGGATGTACAACTATCTGCCCCTGTGATGACCCCGTTTGAGAACTCATCTTTGTGGTTTCTGAACTTTAGCAGCAGATTCTGTTAGAACATTAAACAGCTTTAGGATTATCGTGGCGATCCCCATCAGTTGCCCGTATTTCTATGGATGTAAGCATAGGACAAAGCTTCCTCAACAGCTAAGTGTGGACCGAGATTGTTCATTCTTCTGTCTGGTGTGATAGGAGCTGGATCCAAAATCCAAATAAAGGGCTTAATCTCCATTTTATACAACTAAACCGAAGAGCCATAAGCCTACGCCCATAGATGCACATTCAGAGCATCATATTTAGCTGCAGTCCCTTGTGATATTTAGAAGGCGAATAGGTGATGTAATTGATCCCAAAATTTTACTGTCCAAGAAAATTGTTGATATGATTCACAAACCTAACAGACATACACTTGACCGGCACATATGATGAGGTCATGATTGATCGGAAGTGCAACAACCTCTAATCCGGCAAGAACAGTGACTGCTCATAATTCTTGACAGCTCTTTTAATAAGCAAAACAAAAGTGTCATTGGGTGGTTAGGCCATCATCATCACTCTAATGGAATTATCGCGTACTAAACACCAAATTTTCAAGTCAAGCACAGCCCGTTTCCAGTGTCAAGGTACATCTCACCTGACCATTCCACATGCTGGATGATGCTAACATTTACCCAGATCATGACATCATGTTCGTCTGGAAGAGAGAGGAGGCACTTCTGTTGAAAGATTGAATTCTGACGAGACGGTTAGTTGCAATGAGTGGTCTCGATAACAGATGGTGCCGAGACGCAACAGAGCAGAGACGCATACGGGTACGCGCGGAGTTGCAGCGAGGACGACAGTGCTTGGGGGCAAAAGGCAAAACGGCAGCGTCACGAGGGGTGGTGGTCACGCGAGGGACCGTGCAGACATCCTCCGGCGCTCAACAAACCTCCGTGCGCGGCTCGCGCGGTCGTGCTCTCCTTTGCCTTTCGCGCACGCCAAAGCTATCGCTGCTGGCGGCTCTCCTCTTCCGCTTGCTCTCCTCCTCGTATGGGCGTCCGGAATCCGGGTGGGGAAGAAGAACACTTTGTTTGCTGGTGTGAGAGGTTGAAGCTGCCAGCATGATCTGGCTGCTCAATCGCCGGGCCCTGAACTATGAAGTGTCTGGAGATGCTTCACCAGATCATGTTGTAGCTTCACCCTCTCGCAACCAGCAAGTTGGAGCGTCTCGTGTGGAAGCTGTCAGTTAAGTTTCTTCACCGGTCTGTCATGTGATGGTTCAATCTTCAAGATGCTAGTATGTTCAGTTCATGTTCCCTCTCATGCACagtttgtgtttttgagctagtTGTCTGGTAGTATTTTGGGCATTTGTTACTTTTTCAGATAGGCGTTAGAGTTAGCTGACAAGTTTGCATACTTCTACTGTAGTAAACAAAGCTTATAGCTTACATATTTCTAATATGATCAAAACTACCAGAAAAGTTCTTTAAAAAGAACTACCAGAAAAAGGAACAAGAAACGTGTACCACCTATGTTCTTTGCACTATGATTCTTTTTGTTCAATTGATTATTAGACTTCTACCGAACTTCGCTATTCTGGATATATTTTTAAATACAAGCTAATCTCATCACTCGAAAAAATTCGACCTCTTTCATCCACAATTTAAGTATCTCTAGTGTTTAAAATTTGTGCACAAATATAATTGTCACCCGAAATTATTCCACCTCGGTCAAAGATACCTTATTAAATTAGTACCACTGTACCACCGATCACTTTCAGATAACGTTTCACTCACAAAAATTAAACCACTCGCAAATTAACTTAAGTGGAATCACAAGTATGGCTGACATCCAGAGTCCAAACCAACAACAATCACCGCATGAGAATAGAAACACAGGATAACCATCGcaaggggcacacggcaaagtagaGCACATCCATAGCATGTACGTTTGTTCCTGGCACAACTCTGATAGTGTCATGCCCGCGCAAGTCAAATTTATTCGCTTATCATCTAGCAAAAACTCAAAAAGAGAAGCCTATATCGAAGTCCTAGACGGCAAACGAGGACTTGCATTTACACCACCGCAGTATCAGCCTACGCGTCGTCAAGAGCAAGGACACCTGGGAGGGTCTTGCCTTCCAGCAGCTCCAGACTCGCACCACCGCCTGTGGAGATGTGGCTCATCTTGTCAGCTAACCCGGCCTTCTCGACGGCAGCAACGGAGTCCCCACCTCCAATGATGGTTGTCGCACCTTTCGCAGTGATATCAGCCAACTTCTTGGCAATAGCCTGTACAAAGAGCACTACATTTAGCGAaatcaaaaacaaaaatcagCGAGCCAAATTAAGTACAAATGCAGGTATTACACACATCAGTGCCAGCAGCAAACTTCTCAAACTCAAAAACTCCCATAGGACCATTCCAGATGACAGTCTTGGTGGTGTCCAACGTCTCACTGAAAGTCTTGATAGAATCAGGGCCAATATCGAGACCCATCCAACCGTCAGGGATAGAAGATGCAGGAACAATCTGCAGATGGCACAAGGTTGGCATTAGTATAGAATGGCTGGAGAACTATTACAATTTTAATCTCTGTACATGATGTTTTGCTAATTTTTGCACCTACCAGGCAACTTGACATACACTACGACACTGCCACTTAATCACTCAAATTTAAGAACCATGCCTATGTAGTGTTGCAAAGGCATGTATCACTTTTTTGTCGTAGCAGTTTATACGTTATTTAGATCAGTTGCTACACACGACAGATTCAGGTGAAATTCTACAGATCAACATACATATTTTAGGAGCATACCTTGCTCTCAGCATTTGCTTCAAACTTGTCAGCAACTACAACATCAGTGGGAAGCAAGAGGGAGACGCCCTTTGACTTAGCCTTTTCGATAAGTGAGGTTGCCAATTCAAGCTTGTCTTCCTCAACAAGAGATTTTCCTACAGCATGTCCCTGAGCCTTATAAAATGTGAAGATCATGCCACCACCAAGGATGAGGATGTCAACCTTCGCCAATAGAGATTCGATCACTCCAATCTTCGTCGACACCTTTGATCCACCAACAATTGCAGCAAACGGCTTCTTCGGGTTGGCAACAGCGCCAACAAGATAGTCAAGTTCCTAGATAGTGAGAGCTCTTAGTTAAAAGCGAAAAACTATATTGCCAAAAGCTTTCAAGAAAATTAAATGTCAGATTACTGGGCATCGTCAGCAGCTTGCAATGGAGTAAATTAGTATCAAGAAACACAAGACATGGACTAATTTTAACTTTAACACGTACCTTCTGCATGAGGAAGCCAGCAACAGCAGGCTTCAAATACTTGGTAACTCCCTCTGTTGAAGCATGGGCTCTGTGTGCAGTGCCAAAGGCATCATTTACATAGAGATCAGCAACAGATGCCAGCTTCTTGGCAAACTCAGGGTCGTTCTTCTCTTCCTCCTTGTAGAACCTAATGTTTTCTAAAAGCAGAACACCTCCATCTGGTAAAGAAGCAGCCAACTTCTGAACTTCCTCACCAATGCAGTCATTGGCCATAACAACCTATATCAATGTATATAAGCAAATATAGGGAATATAAGATGAGTTATCATTCCAACATGTTATAACatgtaaaaaaataaacatgAGTTATCTTTTTATAAGGCATACATTAACTCCAAGGAGCTCAGACAAGCGTGGGACAAGAGGCTTCAAGCTGTACTTGGGAGTGACACCTTTTGGACGTCCCTGAAAAAACAACAGTGAATCAGTGAATGGAGTTTAATGAAGAGAGATAATTAAGCAATGTTTAGACTAAAAACCAATAGGGAGGGGCAAACATTTGTCCAAAACATGAAGTATATTTATCTGATATCCTTTTTAGTTTATAACTGGATTATCCTAGAATTGAAATTTATATCATGTTGCTAGCTGGTGTCTGGTCCACTGGTATGGTATGGTATCCATGTCTTGGCTTACAACCATGATTCAAGTACCATTTGGTACAGTTAGTGTAGATTTATTGTTGGTTTCCAGGATTCAAATATGTAATATCTTGGTTACTGTAGATAGGCAACGGCAGAATGAAAAAAGCAAGTCCACTATAAAAGGCTTTACAGTTGACACTAATCAAACTGAAGACCGCAAACCAGAATGTTACATAGATGGCTTTAAATTTGGATTAGTTTAAGACAATTACCAAGAAATTTATAAAACAAATATATGATTAATCAAATGGGCTTATCCAATTCAAAAGATGAAGTCTTGCACCATGCGTCAGTATCAGCTGAAGTTACCCCTTTCTCAGTGAAACACTGAAACCTGCCTGACTACTACTGCCACCAAAATTAGAAATAAATTTCAAGTTATCACCTTTTCACTGATGAGTAGCGACAAATTTGGCACATAAATAAAGTTCAGTACAAGCAAGCCAACCTTTCACTTCATGAATAACTGGTATTGATACAACCTTGCACAGAACTAGATCAGCAATGCTATAGTATACCCAATCGCCCAAAAGGAGCATCGAATCCCACACCCTCGAACACGAATTCGCCAAAAGCAACCTTTAGGAATTAAGATACACAAATCGAAGAAACCGCTGCTCACCAGATGGCTGGCCAGGATGACCTTGGCGCCCTTCTCCATCAGGAACTTGATGGTGGGCACGGACGCGCGGATGCGGGTGTCGTCGGTGATCTTCTGGCTGTCGTCCAGCGGCACGTTGAGGTCGGCGCGGAGGAAAACCTTCTTCCCCTTCAGATCCGCCTCCGACAGGGTGCCCACGCTCCTCTTGGTCGCCATCCTCCCTACACCCTGCGCCAAATCCGATTCCGCAGGTCACGAAAACGACCGTCCCACGACACCAGGCAGGCACCGACTGAACTGCAGTgatcgggaggaagaagagaggcgCCTACCAGGAAGAAGCTGATCGGATTATTCGGGGAGGAATGATTTGGTTGCGAGGTGGGAAGAAGAACCGAAGGTCCGAAGCGCTTTGGAGTTTGGATTCGAGGAAGGCACGGGAAGGTGCTCAGCTTTCTTTGTAGGGCGTTGTGGCCTGCGGGAGAGGCTCGCCGACGAATGGGCCCAGGTGTCATCCTTCTAGCACGTGGGCCCCACTGGCCAGCGGCCTCAACGGTTTTGGGTGTGGCCAGCGCACGAGGGTTTTATGCGTGCGGCGCCGCGGGTTTGTACACGCGGGTTAACACGTGGCGGCCTGGGCCTGGCAGGCACATGGACGGCCCAGGTTGATTGGCTCGAAAAGGTGCCCGCGTGTTAACCCGCCCAGGcccaattttttatttattatatatagcatatatataaataaaagagAGAATAAGGAGAAGCTTCTGTAATAAGATGCGTGGAAATGGACTTCCTTTATGAGACCTGGAAACTCTTTCTAGATGCTTGAAGAGTCAATTGATTAGCAATAGAAGACTCGAAGCATAAAGGTCAGTTGATTAGTGATAGAGTCAGTTGGCCGAGACGCTTCATGTTCACTGCATTTGCACTGCTTTCCTAACCAGCAGCATCAGTTAGCATTATTCCTAGTATGTCATAATATCCGCCTGAAGATTTTAACTGATGAACCATTTTGTGAACTGAGAATCCCATCTGAATTATGTTGTGAATTGGTTTAAAGATGACTGAACAGTGAACACAACACACTAgcaaacagttttttttttctgcaaaTGTATGCCTGAGATTGATCATACACGGATGATGAGGGACATTGAAAACTGAACACTtgcaaatcttttttttttccttttgctgtaAACTATATGCTGGTTCAGAAATTCAATAGAAGCTTCTTTCATGGCAGACCAAGATGTTCAATAAGGTCGCTTGTTTCATGGGAGGAGAAGCTCGATCAATTCTATGCTGATTCAGAAAGTAGGTGATCGTTTGTGTGATGTTTCCTAATCCAATTTTGGTGCTTGCACAGCTTGTGCCCCAGCCATCACAACACAACATTAGACAATGAGTTTTAGAAGCAGGAGGGCGTGGATCCACAAGAACCAGTCCATGTAGCATTCTACTAATAAGGTAAGGTCCGCTGAAACATGTAAAAGATTCAGTGGACTGATTGAAACTAGCTTGTGGTTTTGACGTGAAAAAGTTGCAGATTCAGCACGCCAGTGTACTCCCAAAGGATTGAAGCTATGCTCGAGCACTTTCTACAACCACATTAGTAATTTTTAACAGGTTGTTCTTCAGGAAAGAGATAAGCTGACGTGTTGTTTGTATCTCTTCTGGTCACTGCAGATGACAAAGCGCTAATGCGCTATTAACGGACTTAAGAGAAAGAGCTCACAGGATGTAAAGGCGCATAAATCAGTGAAGAACTTCCATGATACAGCTTGCTGGGTGACAACTGAAGCCAAAAGGCATGTTTCATTTCGTTTGGCAAAGATGGCTGTCTCCTAATAAACTGGAGTAATCGGAACTGTAACTCTATAAGTTGTCTGTCCTGAAGCAATGCAATAGTCAGTGGACAGGGGGTCATCCCTGGAACTCCAGAAAAACATATTGCTGCAAACCTCGTTTCAGTGACTGCTAAAGAAATAGTGTGGTAATAAAACATCCTCAGTTGGCTGAAACCAAAATGAATTGTGGCTTCAATTGTAGGATCACGAAAATTAATGAGCTGGAAACCAATCACAGGCAGGATGGTAATCTTAAGGACTTGTCACTCGTTTCATTTGCCGGATCATGCATGATAATCCTTATCTCGGTGCTACTGGGTTTTGACTTTTGTGCATAGAGTAGTAGATGAAAAATGGTCAAATGCACATCAAAGTTTTCAGGCGATCATTTCAGCTAAGCTCCAACCACAAACAGAAAACACAAGTACAAAAGCCTTCTTTCTGCCTCCAACAGCACAATGCCCAGCTACTTGTTCCCCTTGACCATGAGCTTCAGAAGTTCAGTCAAAACTGAGGGGCAGCTTGCCTCGAGATGCTTGTACCCTTCAGTTGCAGCGACAGCTTGGAGATTTGCTGGGGCAGCCAAGATGAACTTCATGCACCTGGATTTGAGCTCAGAGCACCCGTGCTGCTCCGCCAAAGCCAATGTGGTCGCAACCGTGTCCACGCTGATGTCCGTGTACACCTTCTCCACACAGATCCTCTTGAGCCTCTCCAATCCATACCGATCTGCCGCTTCAAGAAGATGATGCGCCATCAATGTCGCCTGCTCCCCCTTCTGGTCCAGCACCAGCACCGTGTCGGTGTACACGAAATGGAGCATGGCCCTGAACACCTCCACCTCCATGTCATTGATCTCAACGCACAGCGACGCCTTCTCCTTCATGTCGCCGAAGAGCTCGGCCATGAAAACCGGCGACCTCGCTGCGAGCACTGTCCGGTGTGCCGCGacaggctcgccggcgacgaggaacGTGATGTCCGCTCCCATCTGGCTCCGCAGCAGCTCACCGAATTGCTTGTGCAGGTCGGAGGATGGAACGCTGGCCACGGCGTTAGAcgctgctcccgccgccgccgcatccttgGGTTCGCCGAGCAGGACGTTGATTGCACATTGTACAAGAATGCAGTCATCTTTCACATATAGACGTCTCGATTCCTCCAGTTCCCTCCTTTTGATTAGGAGGACATCGAGGGATTTGTTCTCACAGAACATAGAGGACGAGATCATTTCATCCAGATGATAAGAACCACCCGTTGAGCTCGGATCCATCAGCCGGCAGCTGAAGGACGCGGCCACTCCGCTCGCTACTTTGCTGATCAATCGAACACGGAACATGATCCACTCACTGTTGCTGTAGCAATTATTCGGGTCCTTTACCTTTGGGTGGAATTCGATTCGCCAGTCGTGTCCACCGACGGCGCACACCCTCGACGCGGTGTAGCCTGGCTTCTCCTTGGTCGCGGTGAAGCCGTTGATCTTGAACAGCTGCACGGAGCGCGCGGCCTCCGTGAGGTTCCCTGAGGCGGGAGGCATGGTGGAGCAGCTGCGCCGGAGGACGGAAGATCACGCGAGAAACAGAGATGTCGCGCGGATCGATGCTggcgcgccaccggccgcctGCCCGGCTGCTGCCCTGCACCCTTGCCAaag
Proteins encoded:
- the LOC120671582 gene encoding 14 kDa zinc-binding protein-like translates to MATRAAAATLTAATSSLLRRSASLRPQGLRVPRRVPPRRFVRHIASSTNEEAAARAAAATADTGGPTIFDKIISKEIPASVVYEDDKVLAFRDINPQAPVHVLIIPKVRDGLTGLSKAEPRHAEILGQLFYAAKVVAEKEGLANGYRVVINNGAEGCQSVYHLHLHVLGGRQMKWPAG
- the LOC120671580 gene encoding phosphoglycerate kinase, cytosolic-like, with the protein product MATKRSVGTLSEADLKGKKVFLRADLNVPLDDSQKITDDTRIRASVPTIKFLMEKGAKVILASHLGRPKGVTPKYSLKPLVPRLSELLGVNVVMANDCIGEEVQKLAASLPDGGVLLLENIRFYKEEEKNDPEFAKKLASVADLYVNDAFGTAHRAHASTEGVTKYLKPAVAGFLMQKELDYLVGAVANPKKPFAAIVGGSKVSTKIGVIESLLAKVDILILGGGMIFTFYKAQGHAVGKSLVEEDKLELATSLIEKAKSKGVSLLLPTDVVVADKFEANAESKIVPASSIPDGWMGLDIGPDSIKTFSETLDTTKTVIWNGPMGVFEFEKFAAGTDAIAKKLADITAKGATTIIGGGDSVAAVEKAGLADKMSHISTGGGASLELLEGKTLPGVLALDDA
- the LOC120671581 gene encoding BTB/POZ and MATH domain-containing protein 1-like, with amino-acid sequence MPPASGNLTEAARSVQLFKINGFTATKEKPGYTASRVCAVGGHDWRIEFHPKVKDPNNCYSNSEWIMFRVRLISKVASGVAASFSCRLMDPSSTGGSYHLDEMISSSMFCENKSLDVLLIKRRELEESRRLYVKDDCILVQCAINVLLGEPKDAAAAGAASNAVASVPSSDLHKQFGELLRSQMGADITFLVAGEPVAAHRTVLAARSPVFMAELFGDMKEKASLCVEINDMEVEVFRAMLHFVYTDTVLVLDQKGEQATLMAHHLLEAADRYGLERLKRICVEKVYTDISVDTVATTLALAEQHGCSELKSRCMKFILAAPANLQAVAATEGYKHLEASCPSVLTELLKLMVKGNK